In Phragmites australis chromosome 24, lpPhrAust1.1, whole genome shotgun sequence, the following are encoded in one genomic region:
- the LOC133907430 gene encoding uncharacterized protein LOC133907430, translating to MNASRTLVSLSLLYLCAVTLLLSSASAEPALLSPAAAGDRWPADSPAGTPMAVEVTLGGTEDDAAAADVVADGIAVPPLGRQRFRPRHPSALSPEARRGLEHEARCGPRVPVPRGFPWPGWKPRCCGRGDATVAPGVQQLLPTYDEP from the coding sequence ATGAATGCGTCACGTACTCTTGTGTCACTTTCCCTACTCTACCTGTGCGCCGTGACTCTCTTGCTCTCGTCAGCGTCAGCCGAGCCGGCGCTGCTCAGccctgccgccgccggtgaCAGATGGCCCGCGGACTCGCCCGCCGGGACACCGATGGCCGTGGAAGTGACATTGGGAGGTACAGAAGACGATGCCGCCGCCGCGGACGTCGTCGCTGACGGGATCGCGGTGCCGCCTCTGGGGAGGCAAAGGTTCAGGCCTCGCCACCCTTCCGCGCTCAGCCCGGAGGCGAGGCGGGGGCTGGAGCACGAGGCTCGCTGCGGCCCTCGCGTGCCGGTGCCGCGGGGATTCCCGTGGCCCGGGTGGAAGCCGCGCTGCTGTGGGCGTGGCGATGCCACCGTCGCGCCGGGCGTGCAGCAGCTGCTGCCTACGTACGACGAGCCGTAG
- the LOC133907429 gene encoding uncharacterized protein LOC133907429, whose translation MQQRRGASGRPSGTDGSDFSYRMVVDSRYQRVANGRSRLARLILVQALHQVAGGALLLLSLSKGAEANKFAVLSVAAGLLAIVVGELGRRRTMAVLLRLYTSLSSIAVAFSVTCIIRSELFLKVTKQNTAAITSYELFDAVHVALGVLLQMVIIATTTRLLQNMSPPKKAS comes from the exons ATGCAGCAGCGGCGAGGCGCCTCCGGCCGGCCGTCAGGCACGGACGGCTCCGACTTCTCCTACCGCATGGTCGTCGACTCCC GGTACCAGAGGGTCGCCAACGGAAGATCCCGCCTCGCCCGCCTCATCCTCGTGCAG GCATTGCACCAGGTGGCCGGGGGCGCGCTGCTTCTGCTCTCGTTGTCCAAGGGGGCGGAGGCTAACAAGTTCGCCGTGCTGTCCGTGGCTGCGGGACTGCTGGCAATTGTGGTGGGCGAATTAG GGCGGAGGCGGACTATGGCAGTGCTGCTTCGGCTGTACACAAGCTTGTCATCGATTGCTGTTGCATTCTCAGTGACGTGCATTATTCGGTCAGAATTGTTCTTAAAG GTTACAAAGCAAAACACTGCAGCCATAACAAGCTATGAACTGTTTGATGCGGTTCATGTTGCTCTTG GTGTCCTGTTGCAAATGGTGATTATAGCTACAACTACCAGGCTTCTGCAAAATATGTCTCCTCCCAAGAAAGCTTCATGA
- the LOC133907424 gene encoding tubulin-folding cofactor D-like, with translation MEETAAAAAVPALNASAPASPEPSRASPDADASADPTAAVGGGGDDEHESKEVVLRRYFLQEWELVAAILHRIVAGGGVVEPADVHRIRSIMDKYQEEGQLLEPYLEDIVSPLMSLVRSKTMELDCGTDELLDIIKPLCIIMYTLVTVCGYKSVIKFFPHQVSDLELAVALLEKCHTMSSVTALRQESTGEMETRCVVLLWLYILVLIPFDISTVDTSIATADSMDGLEVVPLVTRILDICKDYLSNSGPMRRISGLLLARLLTRPDMAKAFSSFMEWAHKMLLAVTDDFVDQFRSIGIVEALASIFKIGNRRVLYAAVSGTWNDCSVVMKTNVSARSPLLRKFLVKLAQRVALISLPHRSPSWQYKSISSSLGANLSSSTAREGYLSGSSQQVNIDHTDMCFLEEDMDVPEIVEEIIDLLLTGLRDSDTIVRWSAAKGIGRITARLTPALSGEVISSILQLFSPGEGDGSWHGGCLALAELARRGLLLPSSFPDVIPVIIKALHYDVRRGPHSIGSHVRDAAAYVCWAFGRAYTNYDMKAVLEQLAPHLLTVACYDREVNCRRAASAAFQENVGRQGTFPHGIDIVNTTDYFALASRSNSYLSVAVSVAQYKEYLYPFAEELLCNKITHWEKSLRELAAQALSLLVQYDMDYFSGHALEKLVPCTLSSDLCTRHGATLAAGEVALKLYQLGFTFTSNTQKALSGIVPAIEKARLYRGKGGEIMRSAVSRFISCISIAGISLNEKTKRSLLETLNENMRHPNSQIQCAAVDALRHFIPTYLVSSGERIANDIISKYVALLDDSNVAARRGAALALGILPYKFLILKWMPVMSKLCSSCTIEDKPDDPDAEARVNSVKGLISVCETLTASFDQSSNGGDSVYAYIKDYVMRALFRALDDYAVDNRGDVGSWVREAAMDALERCTFILCKRDSVALRTAPASGHESEMSDMEINASSTVPQLFDSGIAQDLVAGIAKQAVEKINKMREIAVKTLQRILYNQEQFIPFIPHRELLEETIPNSTDLEWAVPTVSYPRLVKLLQVSCYSKPVLSGFVISTGGLQESLKKASTSALVGYLQDSDINTNGEGKSRECLLSCDLLWVLQRYQKCDRVVTPTLKTIESLFSRKVFLNKEGYSEFYSGLIDLVGSELKGSKDFTKLCAGLSILGYISSQSDGTCTKAFCQLLTFLGHRYPKIRKAAADQVYLVLLQNNDLIPSENTDKAQEVLSETCWEGDVGEARRKRSELNEMAGFSAATSQKCENRETGRKADVQTAVSTDENKSYSSLVDFSGY, from the exons ATGGAGgaaaccgccgccgccgccgccgttccaGCGCTTAATGCCTCCGCACCCGCCTCTCCGGAGCCCTCCAGAGCCTCTCCCGacgccgacgcctccgccgatCCCACTGCcgccgtcggcggcggcggcgacgacgagcacGAATCGAAGGAGGTCGTCCTGCGCAGGTACTTCCTCCAGGAGTGGGAGCTTGTCGCCGCCATACTCCACCGCATCGTCGCCGGAGGCGGCGTCGTCGAGCCCGCCGACGTCCACAGGATCCGCTCCATA ATGGACAAATATCAAGAAGAGGGTCAACTACTAGAGCCATACCTGGAGGACATTGTGTCACCGCTTATGTCGTTGGTTCGGTCAAAGACAATGGAACTTGATTGTGGAACCGATGAGCTTCTTGACATTATCAAGCCTCTTTGTATTATCATGTACACTCTGGTCACAGTGTGTGGATACAAGAGTGTCATCAAATTCTTCCCTCATCAGGTTTCAGATCTAGAGCTTGCAGTTGCTCTCCTTGAGAAGTGTCATACAATGAGCTCAGTGACGGCTCTTAGGCAAGAGAGCACAGGAGAAATGGAGACTAGGTGTGTTGTTCTATTGTGGCTTTATATACTGGTCCTGATCCCATTTGATATCTCCACTGTGGATACGAGCATTGCTACTGCTGATAGCATGGATGGGCTTGAGGTTGTTCCACTTGTGACAAGGATATTGGACATCTGTAAGGATTATCTGTCCAATTCTGGTCCAATGAGAAGGATTTCAGGGTTGTTGCTTGCAAGGCTCTTGACTCGTCCTGACATGGCAAAGGCTTTCAGCAG TTTTATGGAATGGGCACACAAGATGTTGTTGGCTGTCACAGATGACTTTGTGGATCAATTTAGGTCCATTGGTATAGTAGAAGCTTTAGCATCAATATTTAAG ATTGGTAACCGTAGGGTGCTGTATGCTGCTGTTTCTGGTACTTGGAACGATTGTTCAGTTGTGATGAAGACTAATGTCTCGGCCAGAAGTCCGCTTCTTAGAAAATTCCTGGTGAAACTGGCCCAGCGAGTTGCTCTCATTAGCTTGCCTCATCGTTCGCCATCATGGCAGTATAAG TCAATAAGTAGTTCGCTGGGTGCAAACCTTTCAAGTTCTACTGCCAGAGAAGGGTATTTGAGTGGATCAAGCCAACAAGTGAACATTGATCACACAGACATGTGTTTTTTGGAAGAAGATATGGATGTTCCGGAAATTGTGGAAGAGATTATCGACTtgctgctgactggtttaaggGATTCA GATACAATTGTAAGGTGGTCTGCTGCCAAAGGAATTGGTAGGATAACTGCACGTTTAACACCTGCACTGTCAGGAGAAGTTATATCATCAATCTTGCAACTTTTTTCTCCTGGGGAG GGTGATGGTTCCTGGCACGGAGGCTGTTTGGCTTTGGCTGAACTTGCTCGGAGAGGGTTGTTGCTGCCTTCTAGCTTTCCTGATGTTATTCCTGTTATAATAAAG GCTTTACACTATGATGTACGAAGAGGTCCACATAGCATTGGCTCACATGTAAGAGATGCTGCAGCATATGTTTGTTGGGCATTTGGTCGAGCTTATACCAATTATGATATGAAGGCTGTCTTGGAACAACTTGCTCCCCACCTTCTGACAGTTGCTTGCTATGATCGAGAG GTTAATTGTAGAAGAGCTGCTTCTGCTGCCTTTCAAGAGAATGTTGGAAGACAGGGGACTTTTCCACATGGCATTGATATTGTGAATACAACAGACTACTTTGCACTGGCTTCCCGATCAAACTCTTATTTGAGTGTTGCTGTTTCTGTTGCTCAGTATAAGGAGTATCTTTATCCCTTTGCAGAAGAGCTACTTTGCAATAAAATTACTCACTGG gAGAAAAGTTTGAGAGAATTGGCAGCCCAGGCCCTTTCTTTGCTTGTACAATATGATATGGATTACTTCAGTGGGCATGCCCTCGAAAAGTTAGTTCCTTGCACTCTGTCATCGGACTTGTGTACACGCCATGGGGCCACTTTAGCTGCTGGAGAGGTTGCTTTAAAGTTGTACCAACTTGGTTTTACCTTTACCTCAA ACACGCAGAAAGCTTTGTCAGGTATAGTTCCCGCAATTGAAAAAGCACGACTTTATCGGGGCAAAGGAGGAGAGATCATGCGCTCTGCTGTTTCCCGATTCATTTCATGTATTTCTATAGCTGGGATATCCTTGAATGAAAAGACAAAGAGAAGTTTATTAGAAACCCTTAATGAGAATATGAGGCATCCCAATTCTCAAATACAG TGTGCTGCTGTTGATGCATTGAGGCATTTTATTCCAACATATCTGGTATCTTCTGGTGAAAGGATTGCCAATGATATCATTTCAAAGTATGTGGCACTTTTAGATGACTCAAATGTAGCTGCAAGACGAGGCGCCGCACTGGCCCTTGGAATATTACCATACAAGTTCTTGATATTGAAATGGATGCCTGTCATGAGTAAGCTCTGTAGCTCTTGCACAATTGAG GATAAGCCTGATGACCCTGATGCTGAAGCACGTGTGAACTCTGTTAAGGGGCTAATTTCAGTTTGCGAAACTCTAACAGCATCTTTTGATCAGAGCTCAAATGGTGGTGATTCTGTATATGCATACATAAAAGATTATGTCATGCGAGCTTTATTTAGAGCACTCGATGACTATGCTGTAGATAACAGAGGAGATGTGGGTTCTTGGGTACGTGAAGCAGCAATGGATGCGCTAGAACGGTGCACATTCATTCTCTGCAAGAGAGATAGTGTTGCACTGAGAACGGCACCAGCTTCTGGGCATGAGTCTGAAATGAGTGACATGGAAATAAATGCAAGTAGTACTGTGCCACAACTATTTGATTCTGGCATTGCGCAGGATCTGGTTGCAGGGATTGCAAAACAGGCagttgagaaaataaataagaTGAGAGAAATAGCTGTCAAGACTCTGCAGAGGATTCTGTACAACCAGGAACAGTTCATCCCATTTATACCTCACAGGGAACTGCTGGAAGAAACTATTCCCAACAGCACAGATTTGGAGTGGGCA GTTCCTACAGTATCGTATCCACGATTGGTGAAGCTTCTTCAGGTCAGCTGTTACAGCAAGCCTGTGCTGTCAGGGTTTGTGATTTCTACGGGTGGATTGCAGGAGTCTCTGAAGAAAGCTTCAACATCAGCTTTAGTAGGGTACCTGCAAGATTCAGATATCAATACAAATGGTGAAGGAAAAAGTAGAGAGTGTCTTTTAAGTTGTGACCTTCTATGGGTCCTTCAGCGTTACCAGAAGTGTGATCGTGTAGTTACACCCACATTGAAG ACTATTGAGTCTCTCTTCAGTAGAAAGGTTTTCTTGAACAAGGAG GGCTACAGTGAGTTCTACAGTGGACTGATTGATTTGGTGGGCTCTGAGCTGAAGGGATCGAAGGACTTCACAAAGTTATGTGCAGGCCTCTCAATCCTTGGATATATTTCTTCACAATCGGATGGAACTTGCACCAAGGCATTTTGTCAGCTCCTCACATTCCTAGGCCATAGATACCCCAAG ATCCGGAAGGCTGCAGCTGACCAGGTGTATCTTGTACTGCTGCAAAATAATGATCTGATCCCGTCGGAAAATACAGATAAGGCCCAGGAAGTACTCTCAGAGACATGCTGGGAAGGAGATGTTGGTGAAGCAAGACGCAAGAGGTCGGAATTAAATGAGATGGCTGGTTTCAGCGCCGCCACTTCACAGAAGTGTGAAAATCGAGAAACAGGGAGAAAAGCCGACGTGCAAACTGCTGTTTCGACTGATGAGAACAAATCTTATTCATCGTTGGTCGATTTCAGTGGATACTAG
- the LOC133907428 gene encoding methionine aminopeptidase 1A-like — translation MEKGASESSLACARCGKPALLQCPNCAQLKLPREGAAFCTQDCFKAAWSSHKSVHTQQSPEGWKYCLKKGRTRTLQLPRFDWTGPLRPYPISKMREVPDEVEKPDWALDGIPKIEPDSDLQKRVEIKTPEQIERMRETCRIAREVLDAGARVIKPGITTDEIDRVVHEETVARGGYPSPLNYHFFPKSCCTSVNEVICHGIPDARKLEDGDIVNIDVTVYYKGVHGDLNETYFVGNVDEASKQLVRCTYECLEKAIAIVKPGVRFREVGEIINRHASMSGFSVVKSYCGHGIGELFHCAPNIPHYSRNKAVGIMKPGQTFTIEPMINAGVWQDRLWPDDWTAVTADGKRSAQFEHTLLVTETGCEVLTARLPSSPDVFPWLKP, via the exons ATGGAGAAGGGGGCCTCGGAGTCGTCGCTCGCCTGCGCTCGCTGCGGCAAGCCCGCCCTCCTCCA ATGCCCCAATTGCGCACAACTGAAGCTCCCGCGTGAGGGCGCTGCTTTCTG CACGCAGGATTGTTTTAAGGCAGCATGGAGCTCTCACAAATCTGTCCACACACAGCAGTCCCCAGAAGGTTGGAAATATTGTTTGAAAAAAGGGAGGACACGTACATTGCAGCTTCCTCGTTTTGATTGGACAGG TCCTTTGAGACCGTATCCAATATCAAAGATGCGTGAGGTGCCAGATGAAGTTGAGAAGCCTGATTGGGCGCTGGAT GGAATCCCCAAGATTGAGCCAGACAGTgatttgcagaaaagagtagag ATTAAGACCCCTGAGCAAATAGAAAGGATGAGAGAAACATGTCGA ATTGCAAGAGAGGTTTTAGATGCTGGTGCTCGTGTAATAAAACCTGGAATTACTACTGATGAAATTGATAGAGTCGTCCATGAGGAGACAGTTGCTAGAG GTGGATACCCATCTCCATTGAACTACCATTTCTTCCCCAAGTCATGTTGCAC GTCCGTCAACGAAGTTATTTGCCATGGAATCCCAGATGCCAG GAAACTAGAGGACGGTGACATTGTAAACATCGACGTAACTGTATATTATAAAGGTGTTCATG GTGATTTGAACGAGACATATTTTGTTGGAAATGTCGatgaagcttccaaacagcttGTCCGTTGTACCTATGAGTGCTTGGAGAAAGCTATTGCAATAG TTAAACCTGGAGTTAGGTTTCGAGAGGTTGGAGAAATCATAAATAGACATGCATCGATGTCAGGTTTCTCTGTG GTGAAATCTTATTGTGGCCATGGCATAGGGGAACTGTTCCACTGTGCCCCAAACATCCCTCATTATTCAA GAAACAAGGCTGTCGGTATCATGAAACCTGGGCAGACATTTACAATTGAGCCAATGATTAATGCAG GAGTTTGGCAGGATCGTCTATGGCCTGACGATTGGACTGCAGTGACTGCAGATGGTAAACGGAGTGCTCAGTTTGAGCATACACTTTTG GTGACGGAGACAGGATGTGAAGTTTTGACGGCACGGTtaccttcatcaccggatgtCTTTCCATGGTTGAAGCCGTGA
- the LOC133907431 gene encoding uncharacterized protein LOC133907431, whose product MQQRRGASGRPSGTDGSDFSYRMVVDSRYQRVANGRSRLARLILVQALHQVAGGALLLLSLSKGAEANKFAVLSVAAGLLAIVVGELGRRRTMAVLLRLYTSLSSIAVAFSVTCIIRSELFLKVWTIKFRI is encoded by the exons ATGCAGCAGCGGCGAGGCGCCTCCGGCCGGCCGTCAGGCACGGACGGCTCCGACTTCTCCTACCGCATGGTCGTCGACTCCC GGTACCAGAGGGTCGCCAACGGAAGATCCCGCCTCGCCCGCCTCATCCTCGTGCAG GCATTGCACCAGGTGGCCGGGGGCGCGCTGCTTCTGCTCTCGTTGTCCAAGGGGGCGGAGGCTAACAAGTTCGCCGTGCTGTCCGTGGCTGCGGGACTGCTGGCAATTGTGGTGGGCGAATTAG GGCGGAGGCGGACTATGGCAGTGCTGCTTCGGCTGTACACAAGCTTGTCATCGATTGCTGTTGCATTCTCAGTGACGTGCATTATTCGGTCAGAATTGTTCTTAAAGGTTTGGACTATAAAATTTAGAATCTAA
- the LOC133907060 gene encoding U1 small nuclear ribonucleoprotein 70 kDa-like produces the protein MGDYGNAMMRDPDAGVQSRAKAHNRSNALQLKLIGQSHPTGLTSNLLKLFEPRPPLEYKPPVEKRKLPAYTGMAQFVPQFAEPGDPEYAPPVLKGETRAEKKARICQLKLDQGAVKVAEELQKYDQQSDPNATGDPYKTLFVARLSYETPEHRIKREFEAYGTIKGVWLVTDKETNKPRGYAFVEFVHTRDMKNAYEQADGRKVDNKRVLVDVERGRTVPNWRPRRLGGGLGSSRIGGEGADHKRGAREQQLAGRPRSEEPRRDDRHADRDQDKSHERRQGRDRDGRTRERSHDWTRDRESREQRHNHRDRDRTQDKDQERDRERDRGRDCHDRDKHRDHGREREHERSHDQHRDRGRDRDRDYKRAGHQRDRGHLHDSDAECGTGDPRHERNMADYGQEYGYNHYEQHKGHDTYSYGQDGHGYETERSKRHKHETERSK, from the exons atgggcgACTACGGCAACGCGATGATGCGGGACCCAGACGCCGGTGTGCAATCTCGAGCGAAGGCGCATAACCGCTCCAACGCTCTCCAGCTCAAGCTC ATCGGGCAAAGCCACCCGACGGGGCTCACGTCAAACCTGCTGAAGTTGTTCGAGCCGCGGCCGCCGCTCGAGTACAAGCCGCCCGTCGAGAAGCGCAAATTGCCAGCTTATACCG GGATGGCACAGTTTGTGCCGCAGTTCGCGGAGCCCGGGGACCCAGAATACGCCCCTCCCGTCCTCAAGGGCGAGACTAGA GCTGAAAAGAAGGCCAGAATCTGCCAGCTTAAGCTTGATCAAGGTGCAGTCAAAGTTGCTGAAGAGCTTCAGAAGT ATGACCAGCAGAGTGACCCCAATGCCACTGGAGATCCATACAAAACACTCTTTGTTGCAAGGCTT AGTTATGAGACACCCGAGCATAGGATTAAAAGGGAGTTTGAAGCTTATGGGACTATTAAAGGG GTATGGCTTGTGACTGACAAAGAAACAAATAAACCCAGAGGATACGCATTCGTAGAGTTTGTGCACACTCGGGACATGAAAA ATGCATACGAGCAAGCTGATGGGAGAAAAGTGGACAACAAGAGGGTTCTAGTTGATGTGGAGCGCGGTAGAACTGTTCCGAATTGGCGACCCAGGAGGCTAGGTGGTGGACTTGGATCGAGCAGGATTGGTGGTGAAGGTGCTGACCACAAGCGTGGTGCTAG GGAGCAACAGCTTGCTGGGCGCCCCAGATCAGAGGAGCCTAGGAGGGATGATCGTCATGCAGATAG GGATCAGGACAAATCTCATGAAAGAAGGCAGGGAAGGGATCGGGATGGTAGAACCCGTGAACGTTCGCATGACTGGACTCGTGATCGTGAATCAAGAGAACAGAGGCACAACCATAGAGATCGTGATAGGACACAGGacaaggaccaagagagggaCAGGGAAAGAGACCGTGGGCGTGACTGTCATGATAGAGATAAGCACAGGGATCATGGTAGGGAGAGGGAACACGAGCGTTCTCATGACCAACATCGTGACAGGGGCAGGGACCGTGACAGAGATTACAAGCGTGCAGGTCACCAACGTGACCGCGGTCACTTGCATGATAGTGATGCTGAGTGTGGCACTGGTGACCCTAGGCATGAAAGAAATATGGCTGATTATGGTCAGGAATATGGCTATAACCACTATGAGCAACACAAGGGTCATGACACATATAGTTATGGTCAAGATGGACATGGATATGAAACTGAGCGCTCAAAGCGACATAAACATGAAACTGAGCGCTCAAAGTGA